A DNA window from Sphingomonas profundi contains the following coding sequences:
- a CDS encoding adenine phosphoribosyltransferase, which yields MSPNDDIAALIRTIPDFPKPGILFRDITTLLLDARGLATTIERLAALHAGPVDLVAAIEARGFIFGAAVAHALGAGLVLIRKDGKLPGVTVGVDYALEYGQDRVEMHEDAVVPGARVLLVDDLIATGGTALAAIRLIRKAGGTVAAASFVIDLPDLGGAARIAAEGVAAGALVSFPGH from the coding sequence ATGAGCCCGAACGACGATATCGCCGCGCTGATCCGCACCATCCCGGACTTCCCCAAGCCCGGCATCCTGTTCCGCGATATCACCACACTGCTGCTGGACGCGCGGGGCCTTGCCACCACGATCGAGCGCCTCGCCGCGCTGCACGCGGGGCCGGTCGATCTGGTGGCGGCGATCGAGGCGCGCGGCTTCATCTTCGGCGCGGCGGTGGCGCATGCGCTGGGCGCGGGCCTGGTGCTGATCCGCAAGGACGGCAAGCTGCCGGGCGTGACGGTAGGCGTCGATTACGCCCTGGAATATGGCCAGGACCGGGTGGAGATGCACGAGGATGCGGTGGTGCCCGGCGCCCGCGTGCTGCTGGTGGACGATCTGATCGCCACCGGCGGCACCGCGCTGGCGGCGATCCGGCTGATCCGCAAGGCGGGCGGCACGGTGGCGGCTGCCAGCTTCGTGATCGACCTGCCGGATCTGGGCGGGGCCGCGCGCATCGCCGCGGAAGGGGTGGCGGCAGGCGCGCTCGTCAGTTTTCCGGGCCACTGA
- the mtnP gene encoding S-methyl-5'-thioadenosine phosphorylase, with product MSQADGTAGGRPAARLGLIGGSGLYRMAALADGVWTEFDTPWGRPSDALLLGTIAGREVAFLPRHGRGHRIAPDEINARANIAALKAAGCAEILAVSAVGSYRAELPPGTFVMVDQFVDRTIRGGRSYFGEGIVGHVGFGNPTCGRLAETVAAALSALGLPHATHGTMLVMEGPQFSTRAESLGYKAQGLDVVGMTGLPEARLAREAELCYQNVAMVTDLDAWSDTHVDVSEVIAVLGRNAENAQALVHEVARRGVAPPERCPAGCTHALDTAVITPREAWPEATARRLACIAPRVFAPKTVATDSA from the coding sequence TTGAGCCAAGCGGACGGGACGGCCGGCGGCCGTCCCGCGGCCCGGCTGGGCCTGATCGGCGGGAGCGGCCTCTACCGGATGGCCGCTCTCGCCGATGGCGTGTGGACCGAGTTCGACACGCCGTGGGGCCGTCCGTCCGACGCGCTGCTGCTCGGCACGATCGCGGGGCGGGAGGTGGCCTTCCTGCCGCGCCACGGCCGCGGCCACCGCATCGCGCCCGACGAGATCAACGCCCGCGCCAACATCGCCGCGCTGAAGGCGGCCGGGTGCGCCGAGATCCTGGCGGTATCGGCGGTCGGCTCCTACCGCGCCGAACTGCCGCCGGGTACGTTCGTGATGGTCGACCAGTTCGTCGATCGCACGATACGCGGCGGCCGCAGCTACTTCGGCGAAGGTATCGTCGGCCACGTCGGCTTCGGCAATCCCACGTGCGGGCGGCTGGCGGAGACGGTGGCGGCGGCGCTGTCCGCGCTCGGCCTGCCGCACGCCACGCACGGCACGATGCTGGTGATGGAGGGGCCGCAATTCTCCACCCGCGCGGAATCGCTGGGCTACAAGGCGCAGGGGCTGGACGTGGTCGGCATGACCGGCCTGCCCGAGGCGCGCCTCGCCCGCGAGGCGGAGCTCTGCTACCAGAATGTCGCGATGGTGACGGATCTGGACGCGTGGTCCGACACCCACGTCGATGTGTCGGAGGTGATCGCCGTGCTCGGCCGCAATGCGGAGAATGCGCAGGCGCTGGTGCACGAGGTGGCACGGCGCGGCGTAGCGCCGCCGGAGCGATGCCCGGCCGGCTGTACCCACGCGCTCGACACCGCCGTCATCACGCCGCGCGAGGCGTGGCCGGAGGCTACCGCGAGGCGGCTGGCCTGTATCGCGCCGAGGGTCTTTGCGCCGAAAACCGTCGCGACGGACTCGGCATGA
- a CDS encoding cytochrome c1, with the protein MLRFFGPLIAPIVGLGFIAALFFAIIFTPREAAEESASHVFHREPKELSLASDGPLGKFDRQQLQRGFQVYKEVCSACHSMHLVAFRDLEELGFTKPEVKAIANQWSTEVPSINPETGEPATRKAIPADHFPSPYANETAARSANNNALPPDLSLITKAREGGAPYVHSLLTGYQNPPAELLKRFPDAKPSGTLHYNPYFANLNIAMPPPLVADGQVTYSDGTKATVDQMAQDVSAFLVWSAEPKLESRHRSGVAVVIFLLIATALAYLSYQNIWAGRKH; encoded by the coding sequence ATGCTCCGCTTCTTCGGCCCCCTCATCGCTCCCATCGTGGGCCTGGGCTTCATCGCCGCCTTGTTCTTCGCGATCATCTTCACGCCGCGCGAGGCGGCGGAGGAGAGCGCCAGCCACGTCTTCCATCGCGAGCCGAAGGAGCTGAGCCTGGCGAGCGACGGCCCGCTCGGCAAGTTCGACCGGCAGCAGCTGCAGCGCGGCTTCCAGGTGTATAAGGAGGTCTGCTCGGCCTGCCACTCGATGCACCTCGTCGCCTTCCGCGACCTGGAGGAGCTGGGCTTCACCAAGCCCGAGGTGAAGGCGATCGCGAACCAGTGGTCCACCGAAGTGCCGTCGATCAACCCGGAGACGGGCGAGCCGGCGACGCGCAAGGCGATCCCGGCCGATCACTTTCCGAGCCCCTATGCCAACGAGACGGCGGCCCGTTCCGCCAACAACAACGCGCTGCCGCCGGATCTCTCGCTGATCACCAAGGCGCGCGAGGGCGGGGCGCCCTACGTCCACTCGCTGCTGACCGGCTACCAGAACCCGCCGGCCGAGCTGCTGAAGCGCTTCCCGGATGCCAAGCCCTCGGGCACGCTGCACTATAATCCCTACTTCGCGAACCTGAACATCGCGATGCCGCCGCCGCTGGTCGCCGATGGACAGGTGACGTATTCGGACGGCACCAAGGCGACCGTCGATCAGATGGCGCAGGACGTCTCCGCCTTCCTCGTCTGGTCGGCCGAGCCGAAGCTGGAGAGCCGTCATCGCTCGGGCGTGGCAGTGGTGATCTTCCTGCTGATCGCGACGGCGCTGGCCTATCTCTCCTACCAGAACATCTGGGCGGGCAGGAAGCATTGA
- a CDS encoding cytochrome b produces the protein MSFPWAQHYAPKHPVMQWLDERLPLPRLVYNAVGAGYPVPRNLNYFWNFGVLAGAALGIQIITGIVLAMHYAANGAIAFESVESIMRDVNSGWLLRYAHANGASFFFIVVYLHIFRGLFYGSYKAPREMVWLLGVVIFLLMMATAFMGYVLPWGQMSFWGAQVITGFFSAIPIVGEPIRTWLLGGFAPDNAALNRFFSLHYLLPFVIAGVIVLHIWALHIPGSNNPTGVDVKGPQDTVPFHPYYTAKDGFGLGVFLLCFSILLFFAPNLLGHPDNYIPANPLSTPAHIVPEWYFLPFYAILKAFTFNFLWIPAKLWGVMAMFGSILLLFFLPWIDGSPVRSANYRPMYKWFFWVLVVDVVLLGYLGQAEVTPMVVLASQVCAAYYFAHFLVILPIVSRIERPLPLPNSISESVLHGEKAEAAPLGAQTA, from the coding sequence ATGAGCTTTCCCTGGGCACAGCATTATGCGCCTAAGCACCCGGTCATGCAGTGGCTCGACGAGCGGCTGCCGCTGCCGCGGCTCGTCTACAACGCGGTGGGCGCGGGCTATCCGGTGCCGCGCAACCTGAACTATTTCTGGAACTTCGGCGTCCTCGCCGGCGCCGCGCTCGGCATCCAGATCATCACCGGCATCGTGCTGGCGATGCACTATGCGGCCAACGGCGCGATCGCGTTCGAGAGCGTCGAGAGCATCATGCGCGACGTGAACTCCGGCTGGCTGCTGCGCTACGCCCACGCCAACGGCGCCAGCTTCTTCTTCATCGTCGTCTACCTGCACATCTTCCGCGGCCTGTTCTACGGATCGTACAAGGCCCCGCGCGAGATGGTGTGGCTGCTCGGCGTGGTGATCTTCCTGCTGATGATGGCCACCGCCTTCATGGGCTACGTGCTGCCATGGGGCCAGATGAGCTTCTGGGGCGCGCAGGTGATTACCGGCTTCTTCTCGGCGATCCCGATCGTCGGCGAGCCGATCCGCACCTGGCTGCTGGGCGGCTTCGCGCCGGACAATGCGGCGCTCAACCGCTTCTTCTCGCTTCACTATCTGCTGCCGTTCGTGATCGCCGGCGTGATCGTCCTGCACATCTGGGCGCTGCACATCCCGGGTTCGAACAACCCGACCGGCGTGGACGTGAAGGGGCCGCAGGATACGGTGCCGTTCCACCCCTATTACACCGCCAAGGACGGTTTCGGTCTGGGCGTGTTCCTGCTCTGCTTCTCGATCCTGCTATTCTTCGCGCCGAACCTGCTGGGCCATCCGGACAATTACATCCCGGCCAACCCGCTCTCCACCCCGGCGCACATCGTGCCCGAATGGTACTTCCTGCCCTTCTACGCAATCCTGAAGGCGTTCACCTTCAACTTCCTGTGGATCCCGGCGAAGCTGTGGGGCGTGATGGCCATGTTCGGCTCCATCCTGCTGCTGTTCTTCCTGCCGTGGATCGATGGGTCGCCGGTGCGCTCGGCCAATTACCGGCCGATGTACAAGTGGTTCTTCTGGGTGCTGGTCGTCGACGTGGTGCTGCTCGGCTATCTCGGCCAGGCGGAGGTGACGCCGATGGTGGTGCTGGCGAGCCAGGTGTGTGCGGCCTATTATTTCGCCCACTTCCTCGTCATCCTGCCGATTGTCTCGCGCATCGAGCGGCCGCTGCCGCTGCCCAACTCGATCTCGGAATCGGTGCTGCACGGCGAGAAGGCCGAAGCCGCGCCGCTCGGCGCCCAGACCGCCTGA
- the petA gene encoding ubiquinol-cytochrome c reductase iron-sulfur subunit produces the protein MATLEQTDSPIDGHEGDGHRRRDFINIAAVSFAGVGAATVLIPLINQMNPSADVLALASIEVDVSAIQPGQAIKTSWRKQPVFIRNLTPKEISEADAVPLADLRDPQTLAERTKEGHKNWLITLGVCTHLGCVPLGAGEGENRGEFGGYFCPCHGSAYDTAARIRKGPAPQNLHVPEYAFKSNTVVQIG, from the coding sequence ATGGCGACGCTCGAACAGACAGACAGCCCGATCGACGGGCACGAGGGCGACGGCCATCGCCGACGCGATTTCATCAACATCGCCGCCGTGAGCTTCGCCGGCGTGGGTGCCGCGACCGTGCTGATCCCGCTGATCAACCAGATGAACCCGTCCGCCGACGTGCTGGCGCTCGCCTCGATCGAAGTGGACGTCTCGGCGATCCAGCCGGGCCAGGCGATCAAGACCTCGTGGCGCAAGCAGCCGGTGTTCATCCGCAACCTGACGCCCAAGGAAATCTCGGAGGCCGATGCCGTGCCGCTCGCCGATCTGCGCGATCCGCAGACCCTGGCGGAGCGGACCAAGGAAGGCCACAAGAACTGGCTCATCACGCTGGGCGTGTGCACCCATCTCGGCTGCGTGCCGCTGGGCGCCGGCGAGGGCGAGAATCGCGGCGAGTTCGGCGGCTATTTCTGCCCGTGCCACGGATCGGCCTACGATACCGCCGCGCGCATCCGCAAAGGCCCGGCGCCGCAGAACCTGCACGTTCCGGAATATGCGTTCAAATCCAATACCGTCGTGCAGATCGGCTGA
- the queA gene encoding tRNA preQ1(34) S-adenosylmethionine ribosyltransferase-isomerase QueA, with the protein MQVDLFDFVLPADRIALRPAVPRDAARLLVLDGAVTRDRHVGDLPAQLRAGDMLVFNDTRVIPAQLEGRRGDARIGATLHLRVGPRAWRAFVRNARRVRDGDAIDFGAGVSAIAGDRGEDGSLLLTFTGTEPVELLLERAGRMPLPPYIAGRRPADARDAEDYQTMFAREEGAVAAPTAALHFTPALMAALDAAAIGHATLTLHVGAGTFLPMKVDDTADHRMHAEWGRLDEATVARLNAVRAAGGRLIAVGTTSLRLIESATDASGTIHPFEGETAIFITPGYRFRGIDGLLTNFHLPRSTLFMLVSALMGLDRMKAAYAHAIEHGYRFYSYGDASLLLPGTPATAR; encoded by the coding sequence ATGCAGGTGGACCTCTTCGATTTCGTGCTGCCGGCCGATCGGATCGCGCTGCGCCCGGCGGTGCCGCGCGACGCGGCACGGCTGCTCGTGCTCGACGGCGCGGTGACGCGCGACCGCCATGTCGGCGATCTGCCGGCCCAGCTGCGCGCCGGCGACATGCTGGTGTTCAACGATACCCGCGTGATCCCCGCCCAGCTGGAAGGGCGGCGCGGCGATGCCCGGATCGGCGCGACCCTGCACCTGCGCGTCGGCCCGCGCGCGTGGCGCGCCTTCGTGCGCAACGCCAGGCGGGTGCGCGACGGCGACGCGATCGATTTCGGCGCGGGCGTTTCGGCGATCGCCGGGGATCGCGGCGAGGACGGCTCGCTGCTGCTCACCTTCACCGGCACCGAGCCGGTCGAGCTGCTGCTGGAGCGGGCCGGCCGCATGCCGCTGCCGCCCTACATCGCCGGCCGCCGCCCCGCGGACGCGCGCGATGCCGAGGATTATCAGACGATGTTCGCGCGTGAGGAGGGGGCGGTCGCGGCACCCACCGCGGCGCTGCACTTCACGCCGGCGCTGATGGCGGCCCTCGACGCCGCCGCGATCGGCCACGCGACGCTAACCCTGCATGTCGGCGCCGGCACCTTCCTGCCGATGAAGGTGGACGACACGGCCGACCACCGCATGCATGCCGAGTGGGGGCGGCTGGACGAGGCGACGGTCGCGCGGCTGAACGCCGTGCGCGCCGCCGGCGGGCGCCTGATCGCCGTCGGCACCACCAGCCTGCGCCTGATCGAGAGCGCGACGGACGCATCCGGCACAATCCACCCGTTCGAGGGCGAGACCGCGATCTTCATCACCCCCGGCTACCGCTTCCGCGGCATCGACGGCCTGCTCACCAACTTCCACCTGCCGCGATCGACCCTGTTCATGCTGGTCTCGGCACTGATGGGGCTCGATCGGATGAAAGCGGCTTACGCCCATGCCATCGAGCATGGCTACCGCTTCTACTCCTACGGGGATGCCAGCCTGCTTCTGCCAGGCACGCCCGCGACCGCACGATAG
- the coaD gene encoding pantetheine-phosphate adenylyltransferase has protein sequence MRIGVYPGTFDPITLGHMDIIARAARLVDRLVVGVTTNASKSPMFSVEERMAMVERETATIDAAIKVVAFDSLLMDFAERQGASVIVRGLRAVADFEYEYQMAGMNQQINDRVETVFLMADVALQPIASKLVKEIAMYGGPIGRFVTASVADEVAARVERLGRRGE, from the coding sequence ATGCGCATCGGCGTCTATCCGGGCACGTTCGATCCCATCACGCTCGGCCACATGGACATCATCGCGCGGGCGGCGCGGCTGGTCGACCGGCTCGTCGTGGGCGTCACCACCAACGCCTCCAAGTCGCCGATGTTCTCGGTGGAGGAGCGGATGGCGATGGTGGAGCGGGAGACCGCCACGATCGACGCCGCGATCAAGGTCGTCGCGTTCGATTCGCTGCTGATGGACTTCGCCGAGCGGCAGGGCGCCTCCGTCATCGTGCGTGGCCTTCGCGCCGTCGCCGACTTCGAATATGAGTATCAGATGGCGGGAATGAACCAGCAGATCAACGATCGCGTCGAGACGGTCTTCCTGATGGCCGACGTCGCGTTGCAGCCGATCGCGTCGAAGCTGGTCAAGGAGATCGCGATGTACGGCGGGCCGATCGGCCGCTTCGTCACGGCCTCCGTCGCGGACGAGGTCGCCGCCCGTGTCGAGCGGCTGGGCCGGCGCGGCGAGTGA
- a CDS encoding polyprenyl synthetase family protein — protein MPAITHIGLKPALERVASEIDRHFDLLLTVPDDPRTRLYQAMRHAAIGGGKRMRPLLVCAACDLFNVDRDAALRVATAIECIHVYSLIHDDLPCMDDDAVRRGRPTVHVAYDEATAVLAGDSLHALAFELLADEATHSDPFVRIELVAELARAAGPAGMAGGQAMDLAAETETFDLSTTTRLQQLKTGALIGFCLEAAAIMGHVPPDGRVRLRGYARDVGLAFQIADDLLDVEGDPDAVGKPLQKDAAAGKATFVSLLGVDRARQQAGMLVEQAIAHLSNFGTEANLLRAVARYVVERDR, from the coding sequence ATGCCCGCCATCACCCATATCGGCCTGAAGCCCGCGCTGGAGCGCGTCGCGAGCGAGATCGATCGCCATTTCGACCTGCTGCTGACGGTGCCTGACGATCCGCGCACCCGCCTGTACCAGGCGATGCGGCATGCCGCGATCGGCGGCGGCAAGCGGATGCGGCCGCTGCTGGTGTGCGCCGCCTGCGACCTGTTCAACGTCGATCGCGACGCCGCCCTGCGCGTGGCGACGGCGATCGAGTGCATCCACGTCTACTCGCTGATCCACGACGACCTGCCCTGCATGGACGACGATGCCGTGCGCCGCGGCCGGCCGACCGTGCATGTCGCCTACGACGAGGCGACGGCGGTGCTGGCGGGCGATTCGCTCCACGCGCTCGCCTTCGAGCTGCTGGCGGACGAGGCGACCCATTCCGATCCGTTCGTGCGGATCGAGCTGGTGGCCGAGCTCGCCCGCGCCGCCGGGCCGGCGGGCATGGCCGGCGGCCAGGCGATGGATCTGGCGGCCGAGACCGAGACGTTCGATCTCTCCACCACCACCCGCCTGCAGCAGCTGAAGACGGGCGCCCTGATCGGCTTCTGCCTGGAGGCGGCCGCGATCATGGGCCATGTGCCGCCCGACGGCCGCGTGCGCCTGCGCGGCTATGCCCGCGACGTGGGCCTGGCCTTCCAGATCGCCGACGACCTGCTGGACGTGGAGGGCGATCCCGATGCCGTCGGCAAGCCGCTGCAGAAGGATGCGGCGGCCGGCAAGGCGACCTTCGTCTCGCTGCTCGGCGTGGATCGCGCGCGGCAGCAGGCGGGCATGCTGGTGGAGCAGGCGATCGCCCATCTCTCCAATTTCGGCACGGAGGCGAACCTGCTGCGCGCCGTCGCCCGCTACGTGGTCGAGAGGGATCGCTGA
- a CDS encoding exodeoxyribonuclease VII small subunit encodes MGQDVITELSFEDALKRLEAIVQRLESGDASLDESIDLYAEGDRLRAQCEARLAAAQARIEKITLGPDGRPAKTQPFDAG; translated from the coding sequence ATGGGTCAGGACGTCATAACCGAACTCTCTTTCGAGGACGCGCTCAAGCGGCTCGAGGCGATCGTGCAGCGGCTTGAGAGCGGCGACGCGTCGCTCGACGAGTCGATCGATCTCTATGCGGAGGGCGATCGCCTGCGCGCGCAGTGCGAGGCGCGGCTGGCGGCGGCGCAGGCGCGGATCGAGAAGATCACGCTCGGCCCGGACGGGCGGCCGGCCAAGACCCAGCCCTTCGATGCCGGCTGA
- a CDS encoding AMP-binding protein yields the protein MSDPETAWRHAYRHPTGWDRTFPPLSLPAMFEQTAARAGEAPLIDFLGRRYSYAETLDGVRRVACGLAKLGVAKGDRVGLFLPNVPHYVAAYYGALLAGATVVNFSPLYTVDELAHQVADSGTRILFTLSATALLPTALAVMARGGIERLVVGSVAGALPAGKSLLYRLFRRREVTARPSDPRIIAFSALIANDGACVAPPIDPVRDVALLQYTGGTTGTPKGAMLTHQALSANARQIAAVDPHAGEADRIVGVLPLFHIFANACVLNRTVSVGGEIVLLPRFDAGQVLAAVARTRASALPGVPTMYQALLDHPAIAKANLSSLRACVSGGAPLGTELKARFEARTGAKVVEGYGLTESGVVSTNPYEGENRAGTIGQPLPATRFALVDREDPHRPPPPGEPGEIVLRGPQVMTGYWNNPAADAECFVDGWLRTGDVGVIDEDGYIRIVDRLKDMISVGGFKVFPSQVEAVLLAHPAVREALVIGIPDPYRGESPKAFVTLHRDQPADGEALRAWLNPQLGKHERVIAVEVRESLPKTLIGKLSRKELVAEEKAKAAAANAPRSPALDPEPAARQ from the coding sequence ATGAGCGATCCCGAGACGGCCTGGCGCCACGCCTACCGGCACCCCACCGGCTGGGACCGGACCTTTCCGCCATTGTCGCTGCCGGCCATGTTCGAGCAGACGGCGGCCCGCGCGGGCGAGGCGCCGTTGATCGATTTCCTGGGCCGGCGCTACAGCTATGCCGAGACGCTGGACGGCGTGCGCCGCGTCGCGTGCGGGCTGGCCAAGCTGGGCGTGGCGAAGGGCGACAGGGTCGGCCTGTTTCTGCCCAACGTGCCCCATTATGTCGCCGCTTATTACGGCGCGCTGCTGGCCGGGGCGACGGTGGTCAATTTCTCCCCGCTCTACACGGTGGACGAGCTGGCCCACCAGGTCGCCGATTCGGGCACGCGCATCCTGTTCACCCTCTCGGCCACGGCGCTGCTGCCCACGGCGCTGGCGGTGATGGCGCGCGGCGGGATCGAGCGGCTCGTCGTCGGATCGGTGGCGGGGGCGCTGCCGGCGGGCAAGTCGCTGCTATACCGCCTGTTCCGCCGCCGCGAGGTGACGGCGCGGCCCAGTGATCCGCGCATCATCGCCTTCTCGGCGCTGATCGCCAACGATGGCGCGTGCGTCGCCCCGCCGATCGATCCGGTGCGCGACGTCGCCCTGCTGCAATATACCGGCGGCACCACCGGCACGCCGAAGGGGGCGATGCTGACGCACCAGGCGCTCAGCGCCAATGCCCGGCAGATCGCCGCCGTTGATCCGCACGCGGGCGAGGCCGACCGGATCGTCGGCGTGCTGCCGCTGTTCCACATCTTCGCCAACGCCTGCGTGCTGAACCGCACCGTATCGGTCGGCGGGGAGATCGTGCTGCTGCCGCGCTTCGATGCCGGGCAGGTGCTCGCCGCCGTGGCGCGGACCCGGGCCAGCGCGCTGCCGGGCGTGCCGACGATGTACCAGGCGCTGCTGGATCATCCGGCGATCGCCAAGGCGAACCTCTCGTCGCTGCGCGCCTGCGTGTCTGGCGGTGCGCCGCTGGGCACGGAGCTGAAGGCCCGGTTCGAGGCACGGACCGGCGCCAAGGTGGTCGAGGGCTACGGCCTCACCGAGAGCGGCGTCGTCTCGACCAACCCCTATGAGGGCGAGAATCGCGCCGGCACGATCGGCCAGCCGCTGCCGGCCACCCGCTTCGCGCTGGTCGACCGCGAGGATCCGCACCGCCCGCCACCGCCCGGCGAACCCGGCGAGATCGTGCTGCGCGGGCCGCAGGTGATGACCGGCTACTGGAACAATCCCGCGGCGGACGCCGAATGTTTCGTCGATGGCTGGCTGCGTACCGGCGACGTCGGCGTGATCGACGAGGACGGCTATATCCGCATCGTCGACCGGCTGAAGGACATGATCTCGGTCGGTGGCTTCAAGGTGTTCCCCAGCCAGGTGGAAGCGGTGCTCCTCGCCCATCCGGCGGTGCGCGAGGCGCTCGTCATCGGCATCCCCGATCCCTATCGCGGGGAGAGCCCGAAGGCCTTCGTCACCCTCCACCGCGATCAGCCGGCGGATGGCGAGGCGTTGCGCGCGTGGCTCAACCCGCAGCTCGGCAAGCATGAGCGGGTGATCGCGGTGGAGGTGCGGGAGAGCCTGCCGAAGACGCTGATCGGCAAGCTCAGCCGCAAGGAGCTGGTGGCCGAGGAAAAGGCGAAGGCCGCCGCCGCGAACGCCCCGCGCAGCCCCGCGCTTGACCCCGAACCCGCCGCCCGCCAATAG
- a CDS encoding DUF1013 domain-containing protein, producing MAQPLMPHATASWLVDNTALSFEQIADFCGLHILEIQAIADDTAATKLTGRDPVRAGELTQAEIDKAQGDTAYRLHMTKGPDQVRRTKGPRYTPVSKRQDKPDGIAWIIRNHPEVSDGQISKLIGTTRTTIAAIRDRTHWNIVNITPKDPVTLGLCSQRELDALVAKAAKAAGIEAPVDDRLEGDREALIGELRAQREAAHHAAEAVHVEATAGIQLPPGVVDPFRKPA from the coding sequence ATGGCTCAGCCCCTCATGCCGCACGCGACCGCGTCGTGGCTGGTCGACAACACCGCCCTCAGCTTCGAGCAGATCGCGGACTTCTGCGGCCTCCACATTCTCGAGATCCAGGCGATCGCCGACGATACCGCCGCGACCAAGCTGACCGGGCGCGATCCGGTGCGCGCGGGCGAGCTGACCCAGGCGGAGATCGACAAGGCGCAGGGCGATACCGCCTACCGCCTGCACATGACCAAGGGGCCGGATCAGGTGCGCCGCACCAAGGGGCCGCGCTACACCCCCGTCTCCAAGCGGCAGGACAAGCCGGACGGCATCGCCTGGATCATCCGCAACCATCCGGAAGTGTCGGACGGGCAGATCTCCAAGCTGATCGGCACCACCCGCACCACGATCGCCGCGATCCGCGACCGGACGCACTGGAACATCGTCAACATCACCCCGAAGGATCCGGTGACGCTCGGCCTCTGCTCGCAGCGCGAGCTGGACGCGCTCGTCGCCAAGGCGGCCAAGGCGGCCGGCATCGAGGCGCCCGTCGACGATCGCCTGGAGGGCGACCGCGAGGCGCTGATCGGCGAGCTGCGCGCCCAGCGCGAGGCGGCGCACCACGCGGCCGAGGCGGTGCATGTCGAGGCGACGGCCGGCATCCAGCTGCCGCCGGGCGTCGTCGATCCGTTCCGCAAACCGGCCTGA